A genome region from Arachis duranensis cultivar V14167 chromosome 6, aradu.V14167.gnm2.J7QH, whole genome shotgun sequence includes the following:
- the LOC127748572 gene encoding 30S ribosomal protein S7, chloroplastic-like, with protein sequence MSRRGAVEEKIAKFDPIYRNRLVNMLVNRILKHGKKSLAYQIIYRAMKKIQQKTETNPLSILRQAIRGVTPDIVVKARRVGGSTHQVLIEIGSTQGKALAIRWLLGASRKCPRRNMAFKLSSELVDAAKGSGDAIRKKEETHRMVEANRAFTYFR encoded by the coding sequence ATGTCACGGCGAGGTGCTGTAGAAGAAAAAATCGCAAAATTTGATCCAATTTATCGTAATCGATTAGTTAACATGTTGGTTAACCGTATTTTGAAACATGGAAAAAAATCATTGgcttatcaaattatttatcgAGCTATgaaaaagattcaacaaaagaCAGAAACAAATCCACTATCTATTTTACGTCAAGCAATACGTGGAGTAACTCCCGATATAGTAGTAAAAGCAAGACGTGTAGGCGGATCTACTCATCAAGTTCTCATTGAAATAGGATCCACACAAGGAAAGGCACTTGCCATTCGTTGGTTATTAGGGGCATCCAGAAAATGTCCACGTCGAAATATGGCTTTCAAATTAAGTTCCGAATTAGTGGATGCTGCAAAAGGGAGTGGCGATGCCATACGCAAAAAGGAAGAGACTCATAGAATGGTAGAGGCAAATAGAGCTTTTACATATTTTCGTTAA